The nucleotide sequence CCCACCGGCAGAAAGCTTACAGCCCCGGCAAGGTACTCAGTACCGGCCAGCACCACCATGTCTCCTCGCACCTCCACCTGCTGCCCCCATAGGGTATAGGCCCCGTCGGGAAGCCCTGTGAGCGAGACAGCATCGCTGATGAGGATCGAACGCTGCACACCTTTGGCCCGGATGAAGGATTTGAGTACATTGGCCGGCAGGTGCTTGCCATCGGCGATGAAACTTGCCATCAGGCCGTCGTTTCCCAATTGCTCGTAAATGTAGTCGGCATGGCGCGGCACAACTGCATGACAACCGTTACCCAGATGGGTCGACAAGGTCGCACCAGCGTCCACCGCCGCCCTAATTTCCCTGGCGGAGGCATTGGTGTGGCCAATGCCCACCACCACCCCCTCTGCCACCGCTTTC is from Bacillota bacterium and encodes:
- a CDS encoding N-acetylglucosamine-6-phosphate deacetylase, which encodes EDGPRGAHPRQFVSFPDWEEFQRLQELAQGAIRIITLAPELPRALEFIEKAVAEGVVVGIGHTNASAREIRAAVDAGATLSTHLGNGCHAVVPRHADYIYEQLGNDGLMASFIADGKHLPANVLKSFIRAKGVQRSILISDAVSLTGLPDGAYTLWGQQVEVRGDMVVLAGTEYLAGAVSFLPVGVFNAVRLAGCLLEEAIDMASLNPLRLLGQKHRGLQVGAPGNLMVFQVDDQGLDVKGVYCQGSLVDLSAEIGA